In one Silene latifolia isolate original U9 population chromosome 10, ASM4854445v1, whole genome shotgun sequence genomic region, the following are encoded:
- the LOC141606103 gene encoding uncharacterized protein LOC141606103: MEVELNSSQQMQKLVTYCALDSLLLAGKSLACLFLLTGALLGSVELTAIQNRFPVEELHKVEKPGPENKDASDTEDDDEDDEDGADDQDDDDDEDFSGGEGGDDDEDDEGGDPEEDAQANGNGGSDDDDDDDDNDEDGDDDDDDEEDEEEDDEDEQPPVKKRK, encoded by the exons ATGGAGGTTGAGTTAAACAGCTCTCAACAAATGCAAAAACTTGTGACTTACTGTGCTCTAGACTCCCTTTTGCTTGCTGGGAAATCTCTTGCTTGCCTCTTTCTTTTG ACTGGCGCTTTGTTGGGGAGTGTGGAACTGACTGCTATCCAGAACAG GTTTCCTGTAGAGGAGCTCCACAAGGTAGAAAAGCCAGGTCCTGAGAACAAGGATGCTAGTGACACGGaggacgatgatgaagatgatgaggatggTGCAGATGAtcaagatgacgatgatgatgaggatttcTCAGGTGGAGAAGGtggagatgatgatgaagacgatgaGGGTGGAGATCCCGAGGAAGATGCCCAAGCCAATGGTAATGgaggaagtgatgatgatgatgatgatgacgacaatgATGAGGATggggacgatgatgatgacgacgaggaggatgaggaagaggatgatgaagacgAGCAGCCACCTGTAAAGAAGAGGAAGTGA